A DNA window from Desulfobacterales bacterium contains the following coding sequences:
- the xdh gene encoding selenium-dependent xanthine dehydrogenase — MIKFTLNGVDISYDGDHKRSLLNYLRETAGIVSVKNGCSGEATCGACLVEVDAKPALSCVTPMRKLDGASIVTIEGFPASLRQTLGRAFVAQGAVQCGFCTPGFLSRSKILLENNPQPSRQEIIKALRFNLCRCTGYIKIVDAIELAAEHLRNNQEIQLTASGKVGTSQPKYDAYDKAVGRSAFIDDMRIDGMLHGALKFSDHPRTQVRRIDVAAAENIQGVVRVFTANDIPGERTIGVIHQDWPVMIAAGESTRYIGDVLAGVVAQDEDTARRAAAAIDVEYDVQEPLTDVHRAENSPVNVHESGNLLSVSHIQRGDDIDSVFKASAHVVEATYQTQRVEHGFLETEVAIALPMGRDGIELYVQSQGVYEDQRQIARILGVASDKVSVKLVPTGGGFGGKEDLTVQGHAAVFSYLLNQPVKVSLSRSESIRMHPKRHPFYMQYTLGCDEHGKLTGLSARILGDTGAYASLGGEVLERAAGHATGAYYVPNVDIESKAVYTNNIPCGAMRGFGVNQVTFAMEGCIEKLCVKGGFDPWQFRYDNVLETGKATATGQILGEGVGLKETLLTVKDEFYAAKTAGLACGIKNCGIGNGVLEECDVKIEIQPENRILLQHGWTEMGQGVDTVAQQILCEEIGIDNPDCVEVSVNTESKARAGMTTASRATFQMGHAIISAASDLKKDLTSKSLAQLKGKVYTGRWVCDWTTPLDEPGEVLTHYSYGYATHLVILDESGQVDRVIAAHDGGKIINPILFESQIEGAVVMGLGYALSEELPMEEGQLKIKRYGKLGLPRIKQVPRIEVKKVEVKDPLGPYGAKGIGEIGNIPTAGAVANALFRYDGVPRYQLPINKRQKVL, encoded by the coding sequence ATGATAAAATTTACATTAAACGGCGTGGACATATCCTATGACGGTGACCACAAGCGGTCATTGTTAAATTATCTAAGAGAGACGGCCGGCATTGTTTCGGTTAAAAATGGTTGCAGTGGGGAAGCAACCTGCGGTGCTTGCTTGGTCGAGGTGGATGCCAAGCCGGCGTTATCCTGTGTAACCCCCATGCGCAAACTGGATGGTGCCAGCATCGTCACCATTGAAGGTTTTCCGGCAAGCCTGCGCCAAACACTCGGGCGGGCATTTGTGGCCCAAGGAGCGGTGCAGTGCGGTTTTTGCACACCTGGCTTTTTATCGCGCTCCAAAATACTTTTGGAAAACAACCCCCAACCCAGCCGCCAGGAAATTATTAAAGCCCTTCGATTTAACCTGTGTCGCTGTACCGGTTATATCAAAATTGTCGATGCCATCGAACTGGCGGCCGAGCATTTGCGCAATAATCAGGAGATTCAACTTACCGCTAGCGGCAAGGTGGGCACATCTCAGCCCAAATACGATGCCTATGACAAAGCAGTTGGCCGCAGCGCGTTTATTGATGATATGCGCATTGATGGCATGCTGCATGGGGCCCTCAAATTCAGCGACCATCCCCGGACGCAAGTCCGCCGGATTGACGTTGCCGCAGCAGAAAACATACAGGGTGTCGTGCGGGTTTTTACGGCCAATGATATTCCCGGTGAACGCACCATCGGCGTGATTCACCAGGATTGGCCCGTGATGATTGCAGCCGGTGAGTCTACGCGCTACATCGGAGATGTCCTGGCCGGCGTGGTGGCCCAAGACGAAGATACTGCCCGCCGGGCTGCTGCTGCGATCGATGTGGAATATGATGTCCAAGAGCCGTTGACAGATGTGCATCGTGCTGAAAACAGCCCCGTTAACGTCCATGAGTCCGGCAACCTGCTGAGTGTATCCCATATTCAACGCGGCGATGATATTGATTCGGTTTTTAAGGCATCAGCCCATGTGGTCGAAGCGACTTATCAGACCCAGCGGGTGGAGCACGGCTTTTTGGAAACTGAGGTCGCGATTGCATTGCCCATGGGACGGGACGGGATTGAACTTTATGTTCAAAGCCAGGGTGTATATGAAGACCAGCGGCAGATCGCCCGCATCCTCGGTGTTGCCAGCGATAAGGTCAGCGTTAAACTGGTTCCCACTGGCGGGGGATTTGGCGGCAAAGAAGATTTGACCGTTCAGGGTCATGCGGCTGTTTTCAGTTACCTGCTCAATCAACCGGTCAAGGTCAGCTTAAGCCGCTCAGAATCCATTCGCATGCATCCCAAGCGACATCCCTTTTACATGCAGTACACCCTGGGGTGTGATGAACACGGTAAGCTGACCGGCTTGTCCGCGCGCATTTTAGGAGATACCGGCGCTTATGCATCATTGGGGGGTGAAGTGCTGGAAAGGGCTGCCGGTCACGCCACCGGAGCTTATTACGTTCCGAATGTCGATATTGAATCCAAAGCGGTTTATACCAACAATATCCCCTGCGGCGCCATGCGGGGCTTCGGGGTTAATCAGGTCACCTTTGCCATGGAAGGCTGTATTGAAAAGCTGTGTGTTAAAGGCGGGTTTGACCCCTGGCAGTTCCGGTATGATAATGTGCTTGAAACCGGCAAAGCCACGGCCACCGGGCAGATTCTGGGTGAAGGCGTCGGTTTGAAAGAGACTCTGCTGACGGTCAAAGACGAATTTTACGCGGCCAAAACAGCGGGGCTGGCCTGTGGCATCAAAAACTGCGGCATCGGCAACGGCGTCCTTGAAGAATGTGACGTTAAAATTGAAATTCAACCTGAAAATCGCATCCTATTACAGCACGGCTGGACCGAAATGGGCCAGGGGGTGGATACCGTCGCCCAGCAGATTCTGTGCGAAGAAATCGGAATCGATAATCCGGATTGTGTTGAAGTCAGCGTCAACACCGAGTCCAAAGCACGGGCCGGCATGACTACCGCCAGCCGTGCAACCTTTCAAATGGGACATGCCATCATCAGCGCAGCAAGTGATCTTAAAAAGGATTTAACCTCCAAGAGCCTGGCGCAATTAAAGGGCAAGGTATATACTGGCCGCTGGGTTTGTGATTGGACCACCCCGCTCGATGAACCGGGAGAAGTGCTGACCCATTATTCTTATGGTTATGCCACCCATCTGGTGATCTTGGACGAATCCGGACAGGTGGACCGGGTCATCGCGGCCCATGACGGAGGGAAAATCATCAACCCGATCCTGTTTGAAAGCCAAATTGAAGGGGCGGTCGTCATGGGGCTTGGTTATGCGCTTAGCGAGGAACTGCCCATGGAGGAAGGGCAGCTGAAAATAAAACGTTACGGCAAGCTGGGTCTTCCGCGCATCAAACAGGTACCGCGCATTGAGGTCAAGAAGGTAGAAGTCAAAGATCCGCTGGGCCCTTACGGTGCCAAAGGGATAGGGGAGATTGGCAACATCCCCACGGCCGGTGCTGTTGCCAATGCATTGTTTCGCTATGATGGGGTGCCGCGCTATCAACTTCCGATCAATAAGCGGCAAAAAGTATTATAG
- the arcC gene encoding carbamate kinase: MPKLLVIAIGGNSLIKDPRYQRVEDQYAAICETARPIVDLIEGGYRTIISHGNGPQVGFILRRSEIAYMHEGLHFVPLASCVADTQGALGYQIQQALENEFNKRRLNQMAVTVVTRVEVDPYDPSFADPDKPIGSSYNELQIKNLQKDHPEWAVIRDAGRGYRRAVPSPMPVRIIELDAIETLVNQGFCVIAIGGGGIPVVRLDDGTFEGRDAVVDKDYASSLLATRLNADILLISTAVDNVFLNYGTADQKALDAISAEETKRLMAEGHFAAGSMLPKIKAALDFLEHGGESAIITSPHLLKAAIEGEAGTRII; encoded by the coding sequence ATGCCCAAATTGCTTGTCATCGCTATCGGCGGCAATTCTTTGATAAAGGATCCCCGTTATCAGCGTGTCGAGGATCAATATGCCGCCATCTGTGAAACCGCCCGCCCGATTGTTGATCTTATCGAAGGCGGTTACCGAACGATCATCAGCCATGGGAATGGCCCTCAGGTAGGCTTTATTCTACGACGATCGGAAATTGCCTACATGCATGAAGGGCTGCATTTTGTGCCCCTGGCAAGCTGTGTGGCCGACACCCAGGGCGCCCTGGGCTACCAGATCCAGCAGGCACTTGAAAATGAGTTCAACAAGCGCCGCTTGAACCAGATGGCCGTGACAGTCGTTACGCGGGTCGAAGTTGATCCGTATGATCCTTCATTCGCTGATCCAGACAAGCCCATTGGTTCTTCTTACAACGAACTGCAGATTAAAAACCTGCAAAAAGATCATCCGGAATGGGCGGTCATCCGCGATGCCGGACGCGGTTACCGGCGAGCGGTGCCTTCCCCGATGCCTGTCCGCATCATTGAGCTGGATGCGATTGAAACTTTAGTCAATCAAGGGTTTTGCGTTATTGCCATTGGCGGTGGTGGCATACCGGTCGTCCGCCTTGACGATGGCACGTTTGAAGGCCGTGATGCCGTTGTCGACAAAGACTATGCCTCCAGTTTGCTGGCCACCCGCTTAAATGCCGACATTCTGTTGATATCAACGGCCGTTGACAATGTTTTTTTAAATTATGGAACAGCTGACCAAAAGGCCTTGGACGCCATAAGTGCAGAGGAGACCAAACGTTTGATGGCCGAAGGCCATTTTGCCGCCGGCAGTATGCTGCCCAAAATTAAAGCTGCGCTGGATTTCCTCGAGCACGGTGGTGAGAGCGCGATCATTACCAGCCCGCACCTCTTGAAGGCGGCCATAGAAGGAGAAGCCGGTACGCGTATAATTTGA
- a CDS encoding YgeY family selenium metabolism-linked hydrolase yields MNIDFKAVLNRANKYKPEISKFLRDMIAIPSESRQEEKVIQRIKQEMEAVGFDRVDIDPMGNVLGYIGNGRHLVAMDAHVDTVGVGDPEQWDVDPYQGYEDDEIIVGRGASDQEGGMAAMVYAGKIIKDLDLQDDYTLLLSGTVQEEDCDGLCWQYIINESNIRPDFVVSTEPTSCRIYRGQRGRMEIKVSTSGVSCHGSAPERGDNAIFKMAPILNELQVLNGRLREDDFLGKGSLTVSEIFSSSPSRCAVADGCWISIDRRLTTGETSELALQEIRELPAVRKSGARVEMYTYDRPSYTGLVYATDSYFPAWTLEEKHPACQTLVAGYQNLFGKDPVVDKWTFSTNGVAITGMSDIPCIGFGPGHEDQAHAPNEKTWKSELVQAAAMYAVIPAMYIDLITRN; encoded by the coding sequence ATGAACATTGATTTTAAAGCAGTTTTGAATCGTGCCAACAAATATAAGCCCGAGATCTCAAAATTCTTGCGCGATATGATTGCCATTCCCAGCGAAAGCCGTCAGGAAGAAAAGGTCATCCAGCGCATCAAGCAGGAAATGGAAGCAGTTGGATTCGACCGGGTGGATATCGACCCCATGGGAAATGTCTTGGGGTATATCGGAAACGGACGGCATCTGGTTGCAATGGACGCCCATGTGGACACAGTGGGTGTCGGTGATCCCGAACAGTGGGATGTTGATCCCTATCAGGGGTATGAAGATGATGAGATCATCGTGGGGCGCGGCGCCAGCGACCAGGAAGGCGGTATGGCCGCTATGGTCTATGCCGGCAAAATCATCAAAGATCTGGATCTGCAAGATGACTATACACTGTTGCTGAGCGGAACGGTTCAGGAAGAAGACTGCGACGGCCTCTGCTGGCAATATATCATCAATGAAAGCAACATCCGGCCCGATTTCGTTGTTTCTACTGAACCCACCTCCTGTCGGATCTACAGAGGCCAGCGCGGTCGGATGGAGATCAAAGTGTCGACCAGCGGGGTCAGCTGTCATGGCTCGGCACCTGAAAGGGGCGATAATGCCATATTCAAAATGGCGCCGATTCTCAATGAGCTTCAGGTGTTAAACGGTCGTTTACGGGAAGACGATTTTTTAGGCAAGGGGTCGCTGACGGTTTCAGAAATTTTTTCCAGTTCGCCCTCACGCTGTGCGGTTGCCGACGGCTGCTGGATCTCCATCGATCGACGCTTGACTACCGGTGAAACCAGCGAATTGGCATTGCAGGAAATTCGGGAATTGCCAGCTGTCAGAAAAAGCGGTGCCCGGGTGGAGATGTATACCTATGACCGGCCATCGTATACCGGTCTGGTCTATGCAACGGATTCCTATTTTCCGGCCTGGACTCTGGAAGAAAAACATCCGGCCTGTCAGACGCTGGTGGCCGGCTATCAAAACCTTTTTGGAAAAGACCCGGTGGTGGATAAATGGACATTTTCAACCAACGGGGTGGCCATCACCGGGATGTCTGATATTCCCTGTATCGGTTTTGGGCCGGGACATGAAGATCAGGCTCACGCACCTAACGAGAAGACCTGGAAAAGCGAGCTGGTTCAGGCCGCAGCCATGTATGCTGTCATACCGGCAATGTATATTGATCTTATTACCAGAAATTAG
- a CDS encoding pyridoxal-phosphate dependent enzyme has translation MIDLTIVPEGLESAVQRAKEKKIIIPTFKQQQDPGRIPEAIVARLKNIGLWDIDPLNLFRITWHNEPVPQGGGFGDVNFIEFPKAITGVEARIVAIVGKWFPTGAHKVGAAFGCLVPRLVTGQFDPAVQKAVWPSTGNYCRGGAYDSTLLGCESIAILPEGMSRERFDWLASVSGEIIKTPGSESNVKEIFDKCWELRQSGQDLTIFNQFDEFGNYLWHHEITGPAVLKVLKRIMGPKDKFCGFMSATGSAGTIACGDFLKKQFPASKIVASEALQCPTLLRNGFGEHRIEGIGDKHVPWIHNVKNLDMVVAVDDEIPISLMRLFNEPAGKKYLAAKGVPAELLEMLDLLGISCIGNLVTAIKFARYYELGDQDIVMTVLTDSMEMYASRLVELNQERGKFSDSDAAAVYARHIEGLTIDNMEELTYYGRKRIHNLKYYTWVEQQGKTYEEIQQQWYDDDYWNSIPTNADQIDALIEEFNSKTGLLDKL, from the coding sequence GTGATTGATTTGACCATTGTTCCCGAAGGGCTTGAAAGCGCCGTTCAAAGGGCCAAAGAAAAAAAGATCATCATTCCCACATTCAAGCAGCAGCAAGATCCCGGCCGCATACCCGAGGCCATCGTCGCCCGGCTGAAAAATATCGGGCTGTGGGACATCGATCCCTTAAACCTCTTTCGGATCACGTGGCACAATGAGCCGGTGCCTCAAGGCGGCGGATTTGGCGATGTGAATTTCATTGAATTCCCCAAGGCAATCACCGGTGTCGAGGCGCGCATCGTGGCAATTGTCGGTAAATGGTTTCCTACCGGCGCGCATAAGGTGGGAGCCGCCTTTGGCTGCCTGGTACCGCGTTTGGTAACCGGTCAGTTCGACCCTGCTGTCCAGAAAGCCGTATGGCCGTCGACGGGTAATTACTGCCGCGGCGGGGCATACGATTCCACTTTGCTGGGCTGCGAATCCATTGCCATCCTGCCGGAGGGGATGAGCCGGGAACGCTTTGACTGGCTCGCATCGGTTTCCGGGGAAATCATTAAAACCCCGGGCAGCGAAAGCAATGTTAAAGAAATTTTTGACAAGTGCTGGGAGCTGCGGCAATCCGGACAGGATCTGACGATTTTTAATCAGTTTGACGAATTTGGCAATTATCTCTGGCATCATGAAATCACCGGGCCAGCGGTGCTGAAAGTCCTCAAACGCATCATGGGCCCTAAAGATAAATTTTGCGGCTTTATGTCAGCTACCGGCTCGGCCGGCACGATCGCCTGTGGCGATTTTCTCAAAAAGCAGTTTCCGGCCAGTAAAATTGTGGCCAGTGAGGCGCTGCAGTGCCCAACGTTGCTACGCAACGGGTTTGGCGAACACCGCATCGAGGGCATCGGTGACAAGCATGTGCCCTGGATTCACAATGTCAAAAATCTGGACATGGTCGTGGCCGTTGACGACGAAATTCCCATCAGCCTGATGCGTCTGTTTAACGAGCCGGCCGGCAAAAAATATCTGGCGGCCAAAGGCGTTCCTGCGGAGCTGCTTGAAATGCTTGACCTGCTGGGCATATCCTGCATCGGCAATTTGGTGACAGCCATTAAATTCGCGCGCTATTATGAACTGGGGGATCAGGATATTGTCATGACGGTGCTGACCGATTCGATGGAGATGTACGCCAGCCGGCTGGTCGAGCTCAACCAGGAACGCGGCAAGTTTAGCGATAGCGATGCGGCTGCTGTTTATGCCCGCCATATTGAGGGGCTGACCATCGACAACATGGAGGAACTGACATACTACGGGCGGAAACGCATCCACAATCTCAAGTATTATACCTGGGTTGAGCAGCAGGGTAAAACCTACGAAGAGATCCAGCAGCAATGGTATGATGATGATTACTGGAACAGTATCCCTACCAATGCGGATCAAATCGATGCCCTGATCGAGGAGTTCAATTCCAAAACCGGACTACTCGATAAGCTATAG
- a CDS encoding threonine synthase → MQHIHGLKCLVCGKLYRPEDVDYVCPDHGDEGVLDVVYDYDVISRQLSKESLLQSDDLSIWRYRLLLPVDARIDVPGLSIGWTPLYPAQRLSTDLGLKNVWVKDDGRQPTASFKDRASAIAVVKAKEKGARLITTASTGNAAAALSGLCASMQQANVIFVPETAPQAKIAQLLVFGSHVFLVKGTYDDAFELCLQATRKYGWYNRNSGFNPYMTEGKKTAAYEICEQLDWRAPDCIFVSVGDGCIIGGLHKGLKDLQALGWIDKMPKLMGVQAAGSNYLYTAWKNKEDILTKSPIDAHTVADSISAGLPRDRIKALVAVNDSEGAFICVEDDDILAAIPELARKTGVFAEPAGAAAYAGLVKAVDRQLVSSDDSIVVLNTGNGLKDVAGAMQAVEQVGTQPVHVEPDLDALKQVVATW, encoded by the coding sequence TTGCAGCACATACACGGTTTGAAATGTCTGGTTTGCGGTAAGCTCTATCGGCCTGAAGACGTCGACTACGTCTGCCCGGATCATGGAGACGAGGGCGTTCTGGATGTGGTTTACGATTACGATGTGATCAGCCGGCAGTTGAGCAAAGAATCTCTGCTGCAGTCCGATGATCTTTCCATCTGGCGCTATCGGCTGCTGCTGCCCGTTGACGCGCGCATTGATGTCCCGGGCCTTTCAATCGGCTGGACGCCTTTGTATCCGGCGCAACGCCTGTCGACAGACCTGGGTCTGAAGAACGTCTGGGTCAAAGACGACGGACGCCAACCCACCGCCTCCTTTAAAGACCGCGCCAGCGCCATTGCCGTGGTGAAAGCCAAAGAAAAAGGCGCCCGGCTCATTACCACGGCCAGCACCGGAAATGCCGCCGCTGCTTTAAGCGGTTTGTGCGCCAGCATGCAGCAGGCCAATGTGATCTTTGTTCCGGAAACCGCCCCGCAGGCCAAAATCGCCCAACTGCTGGTATTTGGCTCGCACGTCTTTCTGGTCAAAGGAACTTACGATGATGCGTTTGAGCTGTGTCTGCAGGCCACGCGGAAATATGGCTGGTACAATCGCAATTCCGGGTTCAATCCTTACATGACCGAAGGCAAAAAAACAGCCGCTTATGAAATTTGTGAGCAATTGGACTGGCGGGCACCCGACTGCATCTTTGTGAGCGTGGGGGATGGATGTATCATCGGGGGCTTGCACAAGGGCCTCAAAGACCTGCAAGCTCTGGGCTGGATCGATAAGATGCCTAAATTAATGGGGGTGCAGGCTGCCGGCAGTAACTATTTGTACACCGCCTGGAAAAATAAGGAAGATATTCTCACCAAATCACCCATCGATGCCCATACCGTGGCAGACAGTATCAGCGCGGGATTGCCGCGGGACCGCATCAAGGCCCTGGTCGCCGTCAATGATTCTGAAGGCGCCTTTATCTGTGTTGAGGATGACGACATACTTGCCGCCATACCCGAATTGGCCCGCAAAACAGGCGTTTTTGCCGAGCCAGCCGGCGCAGCCGCTTACGCCGGCCTTGTCAAAGCGGTTGATCGGCAGCTGGTGTCCAGCGATGATTCCATCGTCGTTTTAAACACCGGCAATGGTTTAAAAGATGTCGCCGGCGCCATGCAGGCGGTTGAGCAAGTTGGGACCCAGCCGGTTCATGTCGAGCCGGATCTTGATGCTCTCAAGCAGGTAGTTGCCACATGGTAA
- a CDS encoding BMP family ABC transporter substrate-binding protein, translated as MKRNKFFIALVVFVAFTWGLFGGGAPGPAKADAAEALKAAFIYVGPIGDLGWSWEHDTGRKMLEKEFGDKVKTTYIESVPEGPDAARVIRQYAMQGYNVIFATSFGYMDPMLEVAGDFPKVYFEHCSGFKTAPNMSTYFGRMYQPRYLSGIVAGKATKTNIIGYAAAFPIPEVIRGINAFTLGVRSVNPKAQVRVVWTNTWLDPVKEREAAIALLDAGADVIAQHQDTTEPQKAAKERGLVSIGYDSDMRAFVGDSVLVSPVWNWGSYYVATVKAIMDGSWKTHQYWGGLKDGMVKLSDFSPRVPQDVKDLVTAKQKQMIDGTWDVFWGPIKDQNGKEVVPAGGKMSDPDMLNMSYFVEGVVGKAGQ; from the coding sequence ATGAAAAGAAATAAATTTTTTATAGCACTGGTGGTTTTCGTCGCATTTACCTGGGGTTTATTCGGCGGTGGGGCACCGGGACCGGCGAAAGCGGACGCTGCGGAAGCCTTGAAAGCGGCATTTATTTATGTCGGTCCCATTGGAGATCTCGGCTGGAGCTGGGAGCACGATACGGGCAGAAAAATGCTGGAGAAAGAATTTGGCGACAAAGTCAAGACCACTTATATCGAAAGCGTGCCCGAGGGGCCGGATGCGGCCCGGGTCATTCGGCAGTATGCCATGCAGGGCTATAATGTCATTTTCGCAACCTCATTCGGGTACATGGACCCCATGCTGGAGGTTGCAGGGGATTTTCCCAAGGTTTATTTCGAGCACTGCTCGGGATTTAAAACCGCTCCCAATATGAGCACTTACTTTGGCCGCATGTATCAACCGCGCTATCTCTCAGGAATTGTGGCTGGAAAAGCGACCAAAACCAACATTATCGGTTATGCAGCGGCTTTTCCCATTCCAGAGGTGATTCGGGGCATCAACGCCTTTACCCTGGGTGTTCGTTCGGTTAATCCCAAAGCTCAGGTCAGGGTGGTGTGGACCAATACCTGGCTTGATCCGGTCAAGGAAAGAGAAGCGGCTATTGCGCTGCTGGACGCCGGTGCAGACGTCATTGCCCAACATCAGGACACCACCGAGCCGCAGAAGGCCGCCAAAGAAAGGGGCTTAGTAAGCATTGGCTACGACTCGGATATGCGCGCGTTTGTCGGTGACAGCGTCCTGGTCAGCCCGGTCTGGAACTGGGGGTCCTATTATGTCGCCACCGTCAAAGCCATTATGGACGGCTCATGGAAAACGCACCAGTACTGGGGCGGGTTGAAAGACGGCATGGTCAAACTGTCGGATTTTAGCCCCAGAGTGCCGCAGGATGTCAAAGACCTGGTGACTGCCAAGCAAAAACAGATGATAGACGGAACCTGGGATGTCTTCTGGGGTCCGATTAAGGATCAAAACGGAAAGGAAGTGGTTCCGGCCGGTGGCAAGATGAGCGACCCGGATATGCTCAATATGAGCTATTTTGTTGAGGGGGTTGTCGGCAAAGCCGGCCAGTAA